One Ardenticatenales bacterium genomic region harbors:
- a CDS encoding zinc ribbon domain-containing protein — translation MRKPFGLWRLVPLTSLILLSLLVGCGGELDRTVTFYPEEQWVVDMIIRIPRQTLALIGSQADFEAELRDNVANLQSLGATASWSLDQRDDILEYTIHAEGTGYDLLTQQILENTSIQVKEVDGQRQIVYNENMGDLSLANSNVLTLVGGQVISSNGQQIEPGKVRWNNPVGPVQAILTEKSRFPTPIILIASGILILAGVGAYAFSHRRRPAGQCSHCGAWLDTGARFCHQCGQRQ, via the coding sequence ATGCGTAAACCCTTCGGCCTCTGGCGTTTAGTGCCTCTAACCAGTCTCATACTCCTGTCGCTTCTGGTCGGATGTGGCGGCGAATTAGACCGCACAGTTACATTCTATCCAGAAGAACAGTGGGTAGTTGACATGATTATTCGCATTCCACGGCAAACGTTGGCTTTGATTGGCTCGCAGGCCGACTTTGAGGCTGAACTGCGGGACAATGTCGCCAATCTGCAAAGTCTGGGAGCTACCGCTTCTTGGTCACTGGATCAGCGTGACGACATTCTCGAATATACCATTCACGCAGAAGGCACAGGTTATGACTTATTAACGCAACAAATACTTGAGAATACGTCCATTCAGGTGAAAGAAGTAGATGGGCAGCGACAGATAGTTTACAACGAAAACATGGGAGACCTTTCATTAGCGAATAGCAATGTGCTGACTCTTGTTGGTGGTCAGGTTATTTCCAGCAATGGTCAGCAAATCGAACCGGGCAAAGTGCGATGGAATAATCCGGTCGGTCCCGTTCAGGCCATTCTTACCGAGAAAAGTCGTTTTCCCACTCCGATTATTCTTATCGCCAGCGGAATACTCATTCTCGCGGGCGTTGGCGCCTATGCTTTTAGCCACCGGCGTCGCCCGGCCGGGCAATGCTCTCATTGTGGCGCATGGCTAGACACAGGCGCGCGTTTTTGCCATCAATGTGGGCAAAGACAATGA
- a CDS encoding alkaline phosphatase family protein yields the protein MTRVLVIALDGATWDLLRPWMNAGILPLLSRLFQQGRGGVLESTIPWATPTAFASFATGTNPGQHGVFDFGRLIGDDYTAFIPTNGADVQRPTLWRLLSDAGISSAIINMPMTYPAAQIDGWLIAGIPYPHHSPRLCHPPDLLDNLRQHDWDLVLNASDDLGGSYADYHQGLLRLVRQRGAATAHLIRQHNPDFVCVHFLETDQAQHRFWQFLPGEPRHDPQGPHTNAILAVFQEVERAMQQIIDAAGPDVTLCVMSDHGFGPSRHQVWPNNWLRQNGYLVLKNTPGVRLKRLLYQMGLSPAAIRERAPERLKLAILQFFERQKGRAIASQLEDDRGPARRKGIMDWLTERLALDFYDVDWSRTVAFSTGSTSVGYVFLNVTGRDPQGIVPPGASYEALRAEIAEKLRQWPAVGAVSTREEIWHGAQLDHAPDLVIRWAADSTDARYFQTRFSSHHLIKPVPNDYASHRYDGLFFFHGPNVRTGEEQRANILDLAPTLLWLLRQPVPTYMDGRALTECFQLDHPVTFTEEAASTHPSDFALSTDDEAAIRDTLRALGYIE from the coding sequence ATGACAAGAGTATTGGTAATTGCCCTGGATGGGGCGACGTGGGATTTGCTGCGGCCGTGGATGAATGCCGGCATTCTCCCCCTCCTCTCCCGCCTATTCCAACAAGGCCGCGGCGGTGTGCTGGAAAGCACCATCCCCTGGGCCACCCCCACCGCCTTTGCCTCCTTTGCGACCGGCACCAACCCGGGCCAGCATGGCGTATTCGACTTTGGCCGCCTCATTGGTGACGACTACACCGCCTTCATTCCCACCAACGGCGCGGATGTGCAACGGCCCACGTTGTGGCGTTTGCTGTCGGATGCCGGCATTTCCTCCGCCATCATCAACATGCCCATGACCTACCCCGCCGCGCAGATTGATGGATGGTTGATTGCCGGCATTCCCTACCCCCACCACAGCCCTCGCCTCTGCCACCCCCCCGACCTCCTCGACAACCTGCGCCAGCACGACTGGGACCTCGTCCTCAACGCCTCCGACGACCTCGGCGGCAGCTACGCCGACTACCACCAGGGATTGCTGCGACTCGTGCGCCAGCGCGGTGCGGCAACCGCCCACCTCATCCGCCAGCACAACCCCGACTTCGTCTGCGTCCACTTTCTGGAAACAGACCAGGCGCAGCACCGCTTCTGGCAATTCCTCCCCGGCGAACCCCGCCACGATCCACAAGGCCCGCACACCAACGCCATTCTCGCCGTCTTCCAGGAAGTCGAACGAGCCATGCAACAAATCATCGACGCCGCCGGGCCAGACGTCACCCTTTGCGTTATGTCCGACCACGGCTTTGGCCCCTCGCGCCACCAGGTCTGGCCCAACAACTGGCTGCGGCAAAATGGCTACCTCGTCCTCAAGAACACGCCCGGCGTCCGCCTCAAGCGCCTGCTTTACCAAATGGGACTCTCCCCCGCCGCCATCCGCGAAAGAGCGCCCGAACGCCTCAAACTCGCTATCCTCCAATTCTTCGAGCGGCAAAAAGGGCGCGCCATCGCCTCCCAACTGGAAGATGACCGCGGCCCGGCCCGGCGCAAAGGCATCATGGATTGGCTCACGGAGCGGCTGGCGCTGGACTTTTACGATGTCGATTGGTCTCGCACCGTCGCTTTCTCCACCGGCAGCACCTCCGTGGGCTACGTCTTCCTCAACGTCACCGGACGCGATCCCCAAGGCATCGTCCCGCCCGGCGCGTCCTACGAAGCCTTGCGCGCCGAAATCGCGGAAAAGTTGCGCCAATGGCCAGCCGTCGGCGCGGTCAGTACACGCGAAGAAATCTGGCACGGCGCGCAGCTTGACCACGCGCCCGATCTCGTCATTCGCTGGGCCGCCGACAGCACCGACGCTCGCTACTTTCAGACCCGATTCAGCAGCCACCATCTGATCAAACCCGTGCCCAACGATTACGCATCCCATCGTTATGATGGCTTATTTTTCTTTCATGGACCAAACGTGCGCACGGGGGAAGAACAGCGCGCCAATATCCTCGATCTGGCTCCGACCTTACTCTGGCTGCTGCGCCAACCCGTCCCCACGTACATGGATGGGCGCGCTCTCACGGAATGCTTCCAACTTGACCACCCCGTCACTTTTACAGAGGAGGCCGCTTCCACCCACCCGTCCGATTTCGCCCTCTCCACGGACGATGAGGCCGCGATCCGGGATACCCTGCGCGCGCTTGGCTATATTGAGTAA
- a CDS encoding Rpn family recombination-promoting nuclease/putative transposase yields MPAFPEQRTPAIPDPYLLPRHYSLMTELTNPHDRFFKETFTRIELAQDFFAQYLPAPVAATLNLNTLELQSGSFVDPDLQQQFADLLYRVTLQSEGDAYIYLLLEHKSYPDPQVPFQLLRYLVRIWERDLRAQETLRPIVPLVVYHGQGRWQVPLTFSSCYSGPEVLRAYWPDFRYELQDLSRLSHAEITGALPLQIALLVLKYILDPTLHDHLGDILSLFKKLADTQSTLTLLKKGQKPGFYT; encoded by the coding sequence ATGCCGGCATTCCCCGAACAAAGGACGCCAGCGATTCCGGACCCGTACCTTCTCCCCCGCCACTATTCCCTGATGACCGAACTGACGAACCCACACGACCGATTCTTCAAAGAAACATTCACCCGCATAGAACTGGCGCAAGATTTCTTCGCCCAGTATCTACCCGCGCCCGTTGCCGCGACATTGAACCTCAACACCCTTGAGTTACAATCGGGCAGCTTCGTGGACCCCGACTTACAGCAGCAATTCGCCGATCTGCTTTACCGCGTCACGCTTCAAAGCGAAGGCGATGCCTATATCTACTTGCTGTTGGAACACAAAAGCTACCCCGATCCCCAGGTCCCGTTCCAACTCCTGCGCTACCTTGTCCGCATCTGGGAAAGAGACCTGCGCGCGCAGGAAACCCTGCGCCCCATCGTTCCCCTGGTAGTCTATCATGGACAGGGTCGGTGGCAGGTCCCCCTCACCTTTTCCTCCTGCTACTCAGGCCCCGAAGTCTTACGCGCCTATTGGCCGGACTTTCGCTATGAGTTGCAGGACCTTTCTCGTCTTAGCCACGCTGAAATCACGGGAGCCTTGCCATTACAGATTGCCCTGCTGGTACTGAAATACATCCTTGACCCCACCCTCCATGACCATTTGGGCGATATTCTGAGCCTATTCAAGAAACTGGCGGATACGCAGTCAACGTTGACTCTACTGAAAAAAGGCCAAAAACCGGGTTTTTACACATGA
- a CDS encoding glycosyltransferase — MIPCTIGITAHNEEANIGKLLQRILDQKLVTVEPREIIVVASGCTDNTEAIVRQFEQQDARVRLLSQEKREGKASAINLILRDLSEKVVVICSADLLPAFDAIEQLVSPFADPEIGMTSCRPVPVNDPNTFMGFAAHMLWNLHHEINLRSFKAGEMIAFRKIFERIPYKTSVDEASIEPVIRAQGYRVRYVADAIVANKGPETVADFLRQRRRIYSGHLDVKILLGYSVSTMSGGKVLRLLLRHLDWRPKQLMWTWTVVALEAYGRFLGWRDHKQQRDHTVWEVATSTKKLETS; from the coding sequence ATGATTCCCTGTACTATCGGTATCACGGCGCACAATGAGGAGGCCAATATCGGCAAGCTCTTGCAGCGCATTTTGGACCAGAAACTCGTCACGGTAGAGCCGCGCGAAATCATTGTTGTCGCCAGTGGTTGCACGGACAATACCGAGGCGATTGTGCGCCAGTTTGAGCAGCAGGACGCCCGCGTGCGCCTGCTATCGCAGGAAAAGCGCGAGGGCAAGGCATCGGCGATTAACCTGATTCTGCGTGACCTGAGCGAGAAGGTGGTGGTGATTTGTAGCGCGGATTTATTGCCGGCATTTGACGCCATCGAACAACTCGTTTCCCCCTTTGCAGACCCCGAAATCGGCATGACAAGCTGCCGCCCCGTCCCCGTCAACGACCCCAACACCTTCATGGGCTTCGCCGCCCACATGCTCTGGAACCTGCACCACGAGATCAACCTGCGCTCCTTCAAAGCCGGCGAGATGATCGCCTTTCGCAAAATCTTCGAACGCATCCCCTACAAAACCTCCGTAGACGAAGCCAGCATCGAACCCGTCATCCGCGCACAAGGCTATCGCGTCCGCTACGTGGCCGATGCCATCGTCGCCAACAAAGGCCCTGAAACCGTAGCCGACTTCTTGCGCCAGCGCCGCCGCATCTACTCCGGCCACCTGGACGTGAAAATCCTGCTGGGCTACTCCGTCAGCACCATGAGCGGGGGAAAAGTGCTGCGACTCCTGCTGCGCCACCTCGACTGGCGACCCAAACAGCTTATGTGGACCTGGACCGTGGTGGCCCTGGAAGCGTATGGCCGCTTTCTCGGCTGGCGCGACCATAAGCAGCAGCGTGACCACACCGTCTGGGAAGTAGCCACCTCCACCAAAAAACTGGAAACCTCCTGA
- a CDS encoding radical SAM protein codes for MKSMLGVLAKIPAYQLYRRFGWPQTLPVNITLSPSPKCNSRCLTCNIWMKRENELTLDEWDKVLASLGPAPYWFTISGGEPLMFPKIVELAQLVYQHCRPGIINIPTNGILRSGPDRVRAILESCPESQLIINLSLDGVGEKHDFIRGVMGNFEKFEERLQQYFDLRREFPNLAVGIHSVVSVFNVHDLDELIAYADRSGADQFITEIAEPRVELDTVGLPITPDKAAYAAAIDRLIAYVNTHQYRGVSRITEAFRVEYYKLVKRILEEQDQVIDCYAGWASAQIYADGTVWPCCVRADDLGNLRDHNYDFAAIWFGEKIKEVRRSIAAKECYCPLANASYTNMLHDVPTLARVGTKVVTKR; via the coding sequence ATGAAATCCATGCTAGGCGTCCTGGCAAAAATACCAGCCTATCAGCTTTATCGGCGGTTTGGCTGGCCGCAAACGCTGCCCGTCAACATCACCCTGTCCCCGTCTCCCAAGTGCAACTCCCGCTGCCTCACCTGTAACATCTGGATGAAGCGGGAAAATGAACTGACCCTGGACGAGTGGGACAAGGTTCTCGCCTCCCTCGGACCCGCGCCATACTGGTTCACCATCAGCGGCGGCGAGCCGTTGATGTTCCCCAAAATCGTGGAACTGGCGCAGCTTGTCTATCAACACTGCCGCCCCGGCATCATCAACATCCCCACGAATGGCATCCTGCGCAGTGGCCCAGATCGCGTGCGCGCTATTCTGGAGAGCTGCCCGGAAAGCCAGTTGATCATCAACCTCTCGCTCGATGGTGTGGGTGAAAAACATGATTTCATTCGCGGGGTGATGGGCAACTTCGAGAAGTTTGAGGAGCGGCTGCAGCAGTATTTTGACCTGCGGCGCGAATTCCCCAACCTGGCAGTAGGTATTCACTCCGTCGTGTCCGTGTTCAACGTGCACGACCTGGACGAGCTGATCGCCTACGCGGACCGATCCGGGGCGGATCAGTTCATTACGGAGATCGCCGAGCCGCGCGTGGAGTTGGATACGGTGGGATTGCCGATTACGCCGGACAAAGCCGCCTACGCCGCCGCTATCGACCGCCTGATCGCCTACGTCAACACGCACCAGTATCGCGGCGTGTCACGCATCACGGAGGCGTTCCGCGTGGAGTACTACAAGCTGGTGAAACGCATTTTGGAGGAGCAGGATCAGGTGATCGATTGCTATGCCGGTTGGGCCAGCGCCCAGATTTACGCCGATGGCACGGTCTGGCCCTGCTGCGTGCGCGCCGACGATCTGGGCAATCTGCGCGACCACAACTATGATTTCGCCGCTATCTGGTTTGGGGAGAAAATCAAGGAAGTACGGCGCAGCATTGCCGCCAAGGAGTGCTACTGCCCGCTGGCGAATGCTTCTTACACGAACATGCTGCACGATGTCCCCACGCTGGCCCGGGTAGGCACGAAAGTAGTAACGAAAAGATGA
- a CDS encoding NAD-dependent epimerase/dehydratase family protein, translating into MKVVVTGGTGFLGAALTQELLRQGADVHVIARAGSDRHRLHGLPVTIHTAEMTQPDTLAGLFAAADGVIHAAGILGQANTPESTYQQINVAGTENILQAIHNSGARPRILHISSAGVLGPLSPTAAPLDETAPLAPSNPYERSKADAEHVARRFAAAGLPVTIARPEFVYGPGDWHVFGLFRAIQRQQFFYIGGGHNTCHPTYIDDAVAGMLACWRHGRPGAAYHIMGPRPVTFRELAQTIAAALDVPPPRLNVPVWLAYLGAWALENAGKITHRPVPLSRTGVAFFREHRRFSYARATRELGYQPQTDLPTGITRTIAWYHQQKRL; encoded by the coding sequence ATGAAAGTTGTCGTAACCGGAGGAACCGGCTTCTTAGGGGCCGCGTTGACGCAAGAACTATTGCGACAGGGAGCGGACGTCCACGTCATCGCCCGCGCCGGCTCTGATCGCCATCGCCTGCATGGGCTGCCCGTAACCATCCACACGGCGGAGATGACGCAGCCGGATACGCTGGCCGGACTGTTTGCGGCTGCCGATGGCGTGATTCACGCTGCCGGCATTCTCGGCCAGGCCAACACCCCCGAATCCACCTACCAGCAGATCAACGTTGCCGGCACGGAAAACATCCTCCAGGCCATCCACAACAGCGGCGCGCGCCCCCGCATCCTGCACATCAGCAGCGCCGGCGTGCTGGGGCCGCTCTCGCCCACCGCCGCCCCCCTGGACGAAACCGCGCCCCTGGCCCCCAGCAACCCCTACGAACGCAGCAAAGCGGACGCCGAGCACGTAGCCCGGCGATTCGCCGCCGCCGGGCTGCCCGTGACCATCGCCCGCCCGGAATTCGTCTACGGCCCCGGCGACTGGCACGTTTTTGGCCTCTTTCGCGCCATTCAGCGGCAGCAATTCTTTTACATTGGCGGCGGCCACAACACCTGCCACCCCACCTACATTGACGACGCCGTGGCCGGGATGCTCGCCTGTTGGCGGCACGGGCGGCCCGGCGCGGCGTACCACATCATGGGACCACGTCCTGTGACGTTCCGCGAACTGGCGCAAACCATCGCCGCCGCCCTGGATGTGCCCCCGCCGCGCCTGAATGTACCGGTCTGGCTGGCGTATTTGGGTGCGTGGGCATTGGAAAATGCCGGCAAAATCACCCACCGCCCCGTCCCCCTCAGCCGCACCGGCGTCGCCTTCTTCCGCGAACATCGCCGCTTCTCCTACGCCCGCGCCACGCGCGAACTCGGCTACCAACCCCAAACCGACCTGCCCACCGGCATCACCCGCACCATCGCCTGGTATCACCAACAAAAACGCCTCTAA
- the gmd gene encoding GDP-mannose 4,6-dehydratase, translating to MPKALITGITGQDGSYLADFLLKQGYEVVGMVRRTSTINFHRIAHIQDQITLANGDMLDQVSLVHILEEHRPDEIYNLAAQSFVQTSWTQPVFTGEVTALGVTRILDAIRIVDPRIRFYQASSSEMFGKVREVPQKETTPFYPRSPYGVAKVYGHWITVNYRESYDLHAVSGILFNHESPRRGLEFVTRKITHHVARIKLGLTDELRLGNLDSRRDWGFAGDYVEAMWRMLQHDDPSDYVIATGETHSVQDFLEEAFGYVDLDWRDYVVQDPRFMRPAEVDLLVGDAGKAGRELGWEPRITFAGLVRMMVDADIKMLEDGRTPM from the coding sequence GTGCCTAAAGCACTCATTACCGGTATCACCGGCCAGGACGGTTCCTATCTGGCTGACTTTCTGCTCAAACAAGGGTATGAAGTCGTGGGCATGGTGCGCCGCACCAGCACAATCAACTTCCACCGCATCGCCCACATCCAGGACCAAATCACCCTCGCCAACGGCGACATGCTGGATCAGGTTTCCCTTGTCCACATTCTGGAAGAACACCGCCCCGACGAAATCTACAACCTGGCGGCGCAATCCTTCGTCCAAACCTCCTGGACGCAGCCCGTCTTCACCGGCGAAGTCACCGCCCTCGGCGTGACCCGCATCCTGGACGCCATACGCATCGTGGACCCCCGCATTCGCTTCTACCAGGCCAGCTCCAGCGAGATGTTCGGCAAAGTGCGCGAAGTGCCGCAAAAGGAAACGACGCCCTTTTACCCGCGCAGCCCCTACGGCGTGGCTAAAGTTTACGGACATTGGATCACCGTCAACTACCGCGAAAGCTACGATTTGCACGCCGTTTCCGGCATTCTCTTCAATCACGAAAGCCCGCGCCGTGGCCTGGAATTCGTCACGCGCAAGATCACCCACCACGTCGCCAGAATTAAGCTCGGCTTGACCGATGAACTGCGACTGGGCAATCTAGACTCCCGCCGCGATTGGGGTTTTGCCGGCGACTACGTGGAAGCGATGTGGCGCATGTTACAGCACGACGACCCGTCCGATTACGTCATCGCCACGGGCGAAACGCATTCGGTGCAAGATTTCCTGGAGGAGGCGTTTGGCTACGTTGATCTCGATTGGCGCGACTACGTGGTGCAGGACCCGCGCTTCATGCGTCCGGCGGAAGTGGATTTGTTGGTGGGAGATGCCGGCAAAGCGGGCCGCGAACTGGGATGGGAACCACGCATCACCTTCGCCGGACTCGTGCGCATGATGGTAGACGCCGACATCAAAATGCTAGAAGATGGCCGCACGCCCATGTAA
- a CDS encoding phosphoglucomutase/phosphomannomutase family protein: MHTIKFGTDGWRGRIAEDYTFDNVRRCAQGFAAYMHRQGLAQQGVIIGYDKRFHANNFAAAAAEVLAANGVHVWLTDGATPTPTISYAVVDKQAGGAINITASHNPPEDCGFKVRDPHGGAIAPAQLQQIERLIPPDMAGVRRMKLDDARTDGLVTVFDASPAYVRQLHRLVDLAPIKAAGFGVLVDCMWGNGAGWFPMLLAGGQTTIHEVHNERNPIFPHMSRPEPIPPNVDHGLSFVSRLGADVAVINDGDADRVGFGDEQGRFIDQLRVYGLIGYYLLEVRGQRGPIVKTISTTKMLNKLAAIYNVPVYETGVGFKYIAPKMMEVDALVGGEESGGYAFRGHVPERDGILAGLYLLDMMVRTGQKPSQLLDTLFALVGPHYYQRIDTRFDQSRRAETQALVAAAQPTTIGGLRVVDKITIDGFQFVMEDGGWLLIRFSGTEPIIRVYCETTHEDRVEAILADGMRIAGLR; encoded by the coding sequence ATGCACACAATCAAATTCGGCACCGACGGTTGGCGCGGGCGCATTGCCGAGGATTATACGTTTGACAACGTGCGCCGCTGCGCCCAAGGATTCGCCGCCTACATGCACCGGCAAGGATTGGCGCAACAGGGCGTCATCATCGGCTACGACAAACGGTTCCACGCCAACAATTTTGCCGCCGCCGCCGCGGAAGTACTCGCCGCCAACGGCGTCCACGTCTGGCTCACCGATGGGGCCACCCCCACGCCCACCATTTCCTATGCCGTCGTAGACAAACAGGCGGGCGGCGCGATCAATATCACCGCCAGCCACAACCCGCCCGAAGATTGCGGCTTCAAAGTACGCGATCCCCACGGCGGCGCGATTGCCCCGGCGCAGTTGCAGCAAATCGAGCGCCTCATCCCGCCGGATATGGCCGGCGTGCGCCGCATGAAGTTGGACGACGCGCGCACCGATGGACTGGTGACGGTCTTCGACGCCAGTCCCGCCTATGTGCGCCAGCTTCACCGCCTGGTAGACCTGGCGCCGATCAAGGCGGCGGGCTTTGGCGTGCTGGTGGACTGTATGTGGGGCAATGGCGCGGGCTGGTTCCCCATGCTGTTGGCCGGCGGCCAGACAACCATCCATGAAGTCCACAACGAGCGCAACCCCATTTTCCCGCACATGTCTCGCCCGGAGCCGATTCCGCCCAACGTGGACCACGGCCTCAGCTTCGTCTCCCGCCTGGGCGCGGACGTGGCCGTGATCAACGATGGCGACGCCGACCGTGTTGGCTTTGGCGATGAGCAGGGGCGTTTCATTGACCAACTGCGCGTCTACGGCCTGATCGGCTACTACTTGCTGGAGGTTCGCGGCCAGCGTGGCCCCATCGTGAAAACGATCTCCACCACGAAAATGCTAAACAAACTGGCCGCCATCTACAACGTGCCCGTGTACGAAACGGGCGTGGGCTTCAAATACATCGCGCCGAAGATGATGGAAGTGGACGCGCTGGTGGGTGGTGAAGAGAGCGGCGGCTACGCTTTTCGCGGCCACGTGCCGGAGCGAGACGGCATTCTCGCCGGGCTGTACCTGCTGGATATGATGGTGCGCACCGGGCAAAAGCCATCGCAGCTTCTGGACACGCTTTTTGCGCTCGTGGGACCGCATTACTACCAGCGTATTGACACGCGCTTTGACCAGAGCCGCCGCGCGGAAACGCAGGCGTTGGTTGCCGCGGCGCAACCGACCACGATTGGCGGCCTGCGCGTGGTGGACAAAATCACCATTGATGGCTTCCAGTTTGTGATGGAAGATGGCGGCTGGCTGTTGATCCGTTTTAGCGGCACGGAACCCATCATCCGCGTCTACTGCGAAACCACCCACGAAGACCGGGTTGAGGCGATCCTGGCGGACGGTATGCGTATCGCCGGCCTGCGATAA
- a CDS encoding PaaI family thioesterase — translation MTQSKAFQDYYPDDTSHCYGCGRLNEHGLQIKSHWDGEEAVCVFQPRPYHTAIPGYVYGGLIASLIDCHSTGTASAAVYRAEGREMGSEPVPRYVTASLHVDYLRPTPLDGPLEVRARVKEIKGRKTVVVCSLWAEGVETARGEVVVVQMPASFLRQP, via the coding sequence ATGACCCAATCAAAAGCGTTTCAAGATTATTATCCTGATGACACCAGTCATTGCTATGGCTGCGGTCGTCTCAATGAACATGGGCTGCAGATCAAGAGTCACTGGGATGGCGAGGAGGCGGTGTGCGTTTTTCAGCCACGCCCATACCACACGGCCATACCGGGCTACGTTTATGGCGGCTTGATTGCTTCCTTGATTGATTGCCACAGCACGGGGACGGCTTCGGCGGCGGTCTACCGCGCCGAGGGGCGGGAGATGGGGTCGGAACCCGTGCCCCGCTACGTGACGGCGTCGCTGCATGTGGATTATTTGCGCCCGACGCCGTTGGATGGTCCGCTGGAGGTGCGCGCGCGGGTGAAGGAGATTAAGGGGCGGAAGACGGTCGTGGTTTGCTCTCTGTGGGCGGAAGGCGTGGAGACGGCGCGGGGGGAGGTGGTGGTTGTGCAAATGCCGGCATCTTTCCTACGCCAACCCTGA
- a CDS encoding TatD family hydrolase, translating to MLIDTHCHLDFDRFHDDLPAVIARAAAVGVRRIIVPALHPDNWQAVLHLAENYESVYAALGVHPNSCADWDDRWLATLRLLARHEKCVAIGEIGLDYYWDLAPKTVQHRAFAAQLALAAELHLPAIVHNRESDPDLLRLLMDSPLAGRAEAGVLHSFAATWELAQQALAAGFYLGFTGPVTFKKADALRAVAVRVPEERILVETDAPFLTPHPYRGQRNEPAYVLYIAARLAAERGVSETAFAAQTTANAIRLFPGLGANF from the coding sequence ATGCTCATCGACACCCACTGCCACCTCGACTTTGACCGCTTTCACGACGACCTTCCCGCCGTGATCGCCCGCGCCGCCGCCGTCGGCGTGCGCCGCATCATCGTTCCCGCCCTCCATCCCGACAACTGGCAGGCTGTTCTCCACCTCGCCGAAAACTACGAGAGCGTCTACGCCGCCCTGGGCGTCCACCCCAACTCCTGCGCCGATTGGGATGACCGGTGGCTGGCGACTCTCCGTTTATTGGCGCGGCATGAAAAATGCGTGGCAATTGGGGAAATTGGGCTAGACTACTACTGGGATCTGGCCCCAAAAACTGTACAGCACCGCGCTTTTGCGGCACAATTAGCGCTGGCGGCGGAGCTTCATCTCCCCGCCATCGTTCACAATCGGGAATCAGACCCCGATCTGTTGCGCCTGCTCATGGACTCTCCCCTGGCCGGGCGCGCGGAAGCCGGTGTCCTGCACTCCTTTGCCGCCACCTGGGAACTGGCCCAGCAGGCCCTCGCCGCCGGCTTTTATCTGGGATTCACGGGTCCCGTCACCTTCAAAAAAGCAGACGCGCTGCGAGCCGTGGCTGTGCGCGTTCCCGAAGAACGCATCCTGGTAGAGACGGATGCGCCATTTCTGACGCCCCATCCCTACCGCGGCCAACGCAACGAACCCGCCTACGTCCTCTACATCGCGGCGCGGCTGGCGGCGGAGCGAGGCGTTTCCGAGACCGCCTTTGCCGCCCAGACCACGGCGAATGCCATTCGCCTCTTCCCTGGGTTGGGCGCAAACTTTTAG